DNA from Candidatus Woesearchaeota archaeon:
TGGCATTGTATTAACGGGAAGTGTTGACTTATGAGGCCGTTAAAATCTTTCGATGAATTCATAAAACAAGGCACTGTACGAAAAAGTATGCCTGATAAGGAACGTGCATCAAGCTTACTCTTTCAAGCTGAAAGAAAATTATGCTCTATTCACGAGCATGTCGAAAAAATCGGCATTAAAAATGAAAATGCGGATGATTATATTGAATACTCATATGATATTCTCATGTGTTTGGTGCGCGCAAAAATGTTTTCCGAAGGGTATCACTCATCCGGTCACGGTGCCCACGAAGCCGAAGTTGCGTATGCACGCTTGATAGGCCTTAATGAACAGGAAGTCGCTTTTTTAGATGGCATTCGCTATTTTAGAAATGGCATTCTTTATTATGGAAAATCAGTTGATGAAGAATACGCTAAAAAAGTTATTCAATTTTTAGAAAAAATGTATCAAACATTAAAAAAATAAGATGGGTGAGGAAACTATTATGACACACTGGAAATGGGAATTTCAACGGTACATGGACATTGTCAAGATTCACGGCTTTGCGCCGAAATTCGCCGAGATGGCCGAGCGCTGTGCGTATGTGAGCAGGAAGGGCTGTATTGATTTTTACTGGGACGGCGATGTTGCGGACAAGGTTTCCCTAAATCTGATGAAACAAGCGCAGGATTCTTCTTCTTTTACCAGACAATGGACTGCCGATGCGGAAAAAAAATGTGCGACGTGGGAAAAATTCACTGAGTCTATTGCAAAAAAAGACCTGAAAAAACTGTCCAATCAAGAATTGTTCGATATTTTTGAAAAATTCGATCAGGTTCACCTTGCAGCCGGTTCATTTGCTGTCTTGATACGAATGATCGTTCACCGTGTGGTTGGTGAATTTGAAAAAATCATACAACAAAAAGCTGGTACTGATGCGCCTAACCTTGTCGCCACCCTCACTTCCACACCCAAGGAAAGTTTCAACGGCGAGGAAGAAAAAGAATTCTTCAAGCTTGCTTTTGCAATTCTCAAAAAAGAAAGTCCTCCAAATCTTTCTGAAGTATCGCTGAAAAAAATAGAGAAACATCTGCAAAAATACTGCTGGATCCCTTGCGGCTATTTCGATGAGGCGCCGCACGATACTGGATATTATCTCCACCGCCTGCGGCGCATTGCGCGCGACCAGAAAGCCGCACATGCAGCGTTTGAGAAAATAGAGACCTTAGGAACAAAACTTAAACAGGAGCAAAAAAAGATTCTGAAAACGCTGCAGCTTGACGAAAAAAACATCCGGCTGATAAACTGTCTTCAGGAATGTGTTTATTACAAGGATTTTGTCCGCGGCGCGCTCAACAAGGGATATTACCTGCTCTATCCCTACTTTGCTGAACTGGGTAGCCGGTGCGGCCTCTCAATGCTTGATGTCAAATTCCTGTTCAAGGATGAGCTGAAGGAAGCGCTGTTGAAAAACAAAAACTTCACTGATCTTATCAAGAAACGCAAGGACTTTTATGTGCTCACCAACGAGCACGGCGTGCTCCAAACCTTTTTCGGCGCAGAAGCGGAAAAGATGGCTGCTGAAATTGAGGGGCGCACGGAAAAAGAAGTCACTGAACTGAAAGGAATGTGCGCCAACAAGGGCTATGCAAAAGCACGCGCCCGCATTGTGCGTGACCCGAAAGACATCCAGAACGAAACGCACGATTTCATTCTTGTCGCTTCGATGACCACGCCGGAATTTGTCGTGGCAATGCAAAAATGCCTTGCCATCGTGACGGATGAAGGCGGAATTACCTGCCACGCAGCCATTGTCGCGCGGGAAATGAACAAGCCCTGCATCATTGGCACCAAGACAGCAACCAAAGTTTTCAAGCACGGTGATATTATTGAAGTAGACGCTGACAAAGGCATTGTCCGCAAGCTCGTTGAAAAGCGAAAGGCATAAAAAGCAGAGGCATACGTGAACAATCATGGACCAATTCGAAAAAATCATCGCGCTCATCAAGCACTTCCGCAAGGAATGCCCGTGGGACAATAAACAGCCCATTCATACGTTTGTCAAGGGCGTGCACGATGAGGCAGAAGAGTTGC
Protein-coding regions in this window:
- a CDS encoding PEP-utilizing enzyme; its protein translation is MTHWKWEFQRYMDIVKIHGFAPKFAEMAERCAYVSRKGCIDFYWDGDVADKVSLNLMKQAQDSSSFTRQWTADAEKKCATWEKFTESIAKKDLKKLSNQELFDIFEKFDQVHLAAGSFAVLIRMIVHRVVGEFEKIIQQKAGTDAPNLVATLTSTPKESFNGEEEKEFFKLAFAILKKESPPNLSEVSLKKIEKHLQKYCWIPCGYFDEAPHDTGYYLHRLRRIARDQKAAHAAFEKIETLGTKLKQEQKKILKTLQLDEKNIRLINCLQECVYYKDFVRGALNKGYYLLYPYFAELGSRCGLSMLDVKFLFKDELKEALLKNKNFTDLIKKRKDFYVLTNEHGVLQTFFGAEAEKMAAEIEGRTEKEVTELKGMCANKGYAKARARIVRDPKDIQNETHDFILVASMTTPEFVVAMQKCLAIVTDEGGITCHAAIVAREMNKPCIIGTKTATKVFKHGDIIEVDADKGIVRKLVEKRKA